GAAGGTGCGGGCACTTTTTACTTTGTGGAGACCTGGGGGGAAAAGTTGTATACGGACGTTGCCTTCCGGGATGGCGACTACATTATCTTGGGCAAGGAGACGACAGGCTTGCCAGAAGAGCTGACAGAAAAATATCGGGAGCAGACTATTCGCATCCCGATGAGCGGTGCGACCCGTTCTGTGAACCTGTCCAATTGTGCAGCTATTGTCTTATTTGAGGGACTTCGCCAGTTAGGTTTTCCATCGTTATCGTAAGGCATTTGGGAGGGAGAGATCCATTATGACTGTGAACACCATCCTGTTTGATTTGGACGGTACGCTATTAGAGATGCAGACAGAACCCTTTGTCAAAAGTTACTTGGTTGAAGTAGGCCGTCATGTCGGAGATAAGTACGATACCGAAAAGCTGTTGGCGTTGGTTTGGGATGCGACCAAAGCAATGATCATGAACCAAGAGCCCGACAAGACGAACGAGCAAGTTTTTATCGAACATTTTACGGAACACAGTGAATGGGATCGGGAGGAAATATGGCCTCTGTTCGATTCGTTTTATCGCGATGTGTTTCCGACACTGTCTCACCTGACGTATCCTTCGCCATGGGCAAAGCAGATTATTGCTGCCGCCAAAGAACAAGGATTTCGGGTTGCAGTAGCGACGAATCCTGTTTTCCCGCGGGATGCGATTCACCATCGCCTCGCTTGGATAGGGATGTCCCCGGATGATTTCGAGCTGGTCACCGTGTATGAGGAATCACATTTCACGAAGCCGAATCCTGGTTATTATAATGAGATTTGCCAAAAGCTTGGGGTTGAGCCGACAGACTGTGTCATGGTCGGGAATCACATGCAGGAGGACATGGTCGCATCCAAGCTGGGAATGAAAACGTTTCTGGTAACCAATTGGATGGAAGACCGTGGTGAGCCTCAGTATCAGGTCGATCAGCGGGGATCATTAGAAGAACTGTTTACGGCGATCTCTGAAAAAAGCGGCGTGTTTGCAGGGTAAGAAATAATTATGAAAGTATAACCGAGAAGCAGGGTGTCCGTTTGAAAAAATGGCCAAGCCTGCTTTTTCACATACTTTTCCCAAAATCATCAGATAGGCTAGGAGGTGTACAACTACGTTTTACATAATAAAAGGAGGAAATCTTGCATGAAAAAACTTGTTTCGTCTCTGGTTATGACTACCTTGCTGTTTAGTGGTATCTCTGTAGTGGCTGCGGCGGATACAGGAGCGGATTCTACAGTTAAGCACTCGAAAGCGGAGAAAAAGGAAGAAAACAGAGCAAAACTGAACGAGAAGGCTGCCAAGTGGGGCGTCGAAACCACGGATCAAACAAATAAGGAAGTAAAAGCAGCCATTCAAGAAGCAAAAGCCGCAAAGAAAGTAGAAAGCGCTGAGAAAAAGGCAGCAAAAGAAGCAGCAAAAGAAGCGAAGAAACAAGAACAGCTTGCGAAGCTAAACGGTAAGGCTGTAAAGCTGGGCGTTAATACGGCAGGTAAAACAGCGAAGGAAGTAAAAGCGGCTATTCAAGAAGCAAAAGTAGCAAAAAAAGCAGCAAACGCTGAGAAAAAGGCAGCAAAAGAAGCGAAGAAACAAGAACAGCTCACGAACCTGAAAGAAAAGGCTGCCAAGTGGGGCGTTGAAACAGCAGGCAAGAGCGCAAAAGAAATCAAGGCAGAAATCGTAGCGAAAAAAGCAGAAAAGAAAGAGAATAAGAAATAACAAGAAAACAAAAAAAGCAGGTCGCCACAGTAGGCAGCCTGCTTTTTTCCCTGGATGCTTCTTACAGGTTCCAGGTTTTGTCCTCGTTGTAGCCAGCTGTCAGAGTGAAAAACAGAAAAGCTCCAAAGACCAATGCTACGATAAATGTACCCACGTTTGACAGCCCCTTTCGTAAACAAACTACTCCCATTATAGCGTAGCCTGCCCACTTTGCAAACGCCTTAAAGCTGTTGCTCCCTTACGTAAGTGACAATTTTCGATGGTCATTCACGAGTTTCAAGAAGGCACAAAGCGAAATGGGCACACTCAGTATTTCTCCTGTATCGAGTTCCATTCCTGTCACTGCTTGGTAAATAAATACCGAGAGAATTACCAAGGTTGCGATGCCGGTCAAATAAAGTCCTTTTTTCACTTGAATGCGTTCTGTTTGGATGTCCATGTTCGTTCCTCCGTTATTTTAGGCCAATCCATATTGGCTTTCCGTGTCTGTTGCTTATGATTGTATTTTACAGGGGGAGAGGGATTACAAACTATCGAATCAACTTACAGCTACGCTCGTTAAACCTTACAATTCCGTAATCTTCCAAGCAGCCAAAAAGCAATGTGCCTTATTTTTATGGGAAGATTGCTGAAACTTGTGCTGATGTCGCGCATACACATATGTAAAGGCTGTAAGAGCCTGTTGGCAACCGGAGAAAACGGCTTGCACGTGAATGCGTGACCGCAGGCGGACATATACATGAGAGTACATTGTCGTTGGGAAGAGAGAGGGGCTTAAGAGGGAGGAGTGTCGAACATGGACATTTTAAAACGGATCGCTGAGCACCGGGCCCGCGAAGAAAACCTGATGTGGAGAGGAACATTCGCCGAATATTTGCAACTAGTACGTAAAAATCCGCAAATTGCCCAGACGGCGCACTCACGCGTCTACAACATGATTAAAAGCGCGGGGGTTGAAGAGAACGAGGACGGCTCACGTTCGTATCAATTTTTTAGTCGAGAAATCTTCGGATTGGATCGTTCTGTTGAGCGCCTAGTGGAGGAATATTTCCACTCGGCTGCACGTCGTCTGGATGTCCGCAAACGCATCTTGCTCTTAATGGGACCTGTCAGTGGCGGTAAGTCTACGCTCGTGACGATGCTCAAGCGGGGACTGGAGGAGTATTCCAGAACGGAAGACGGAGCGATCTTTGCACTTGATGGTTGCCCGATGCACGAAGAGCCTCTTCATCTAATCCCGCACGATCTACGTCTAGAGGTAGAAGAAGAGCTAGGCATCAAGATTGAAGGAGAATTGACGCCCTATAACCGGATGAGGTTGGAGACCGAATACGGAGGGTGCATCGAGGATTTCCCTGTTCGCCGGATTTTGTTTTCCGAAGCCAATCGTGTCGGGATCGGTACATTTAGCCCTTCCGATCCGAAGTCACAGGATATTGCCGATTTGACGGGGAGCATCGACTTTTCGACGATTACGAAGTACGGCTCTGAGTCTGACCCTCGTGCGTATCGTTTTGATGGGGAGCTGAACAAAGCCAATCGCGGATTGATGGAATTCCAGGAAATGCTGAAATGCGACGAGAAATTTTTGTGGCATCTCCTTTCGCTGACACAGGAAGGAAACTTCAAGGCAGGTCGTTTTGCCCTCATTTCTGCAGATGAGCTGATTGTTGCGCACACGAACGAATCGGAGTACAAGGCTTTTATTGGGAATAAGAAAAATGAGGCACTGCAATCTCGGATTATCGTCATGCCGATGCCGTATAATCTGCGTGTCAGTGATGAAGAAAAAATATAC
The window above is part of the Brevibacillus brevis NBRC 100599 genome. Proteins encoded here:
- a CDS encoding PrkA family serine protein kinase, which translates into the protein MDILKRIAEHRAREENLMWRGTFAEYLQLVRKNPQIAQTAHSRVYNMIKSAGVEENEDGSRSYQFFSREIFGLDRSVERLVEEYFHSAARRLDVRKRILLLMGPVSGGKSTLVTMLKRGLEEYSRTEDGAIFALDGCPMHEEPLHLIPHDLRLEVEEELGIKIEGELTPYNRMRLETEYGGCIEDFPVRRILFSEANRVGIGTFSPSDPKSQDIADLTGSIDFSTITKYGSESDPRAYRFDGELNKANRGLMEFQEMLKCDEKFLWHLLSLTQEGNFKAGRFALISADELIVAHTNESEYKAFIGNKKNEALQSRIIVMPMPYNLRVSDEEKIYAKLIKQSDLGHVHIAPHALRSAAVFSIMTRLKESKKQGADLLKKMRLYDGESVEGFKGADLEELRNEHADEGMSGIDPRYVINRISSALIRRDTECINALDILRALKEGFDQHPSITKEQRERYMNFISIARKEYDELAKKEVQKAFVYSYEESAKTLMDNYLDNVEAYCNMNKIRDPVTGEEMDPDERLMRSIEEQIGISENAKRAFREEILIRISAYARKGKRFDYSTHDRLREAIEKKLFADLKDVVKITTSNKTPDEHQLKKINEVTKRLIEEHQYCPVCANELLRYVGSLLNR
- a CDS encoding HAD family hydrolase — its product is MTVNTILFDLDGTLLEMQTEPFVKSYLVEVGRHVGDKYDTEKLLALVWDATKAMIMNQEPDKTNEQVFIEHFTEHSEWDREEIWPLFDSFYRDVFPTLSHLTYPSPWAKQIIAAAKEQGFRVAVATNPVFPRDAIHHRLAWIGMSPDDFELVTVYEESHFTKPNPGYYNEICQKLGVEPTDCVMVGNHMQEDMVASKLGMKTFLVTNWMEDRGEPQYQVDQRGSLEELFTAISEKSGVFAG
- the trmL gene encoding tRNA (uridine(34)/cytosine(34)/5-carboxymethylaminomethyluridine(34)-2'-O)-methyltransferase TrmL — its product is MPLHIVLHEPLIPANTGNIARSCAATGAHLHLIHPLGFSTDDRYLKRAGLDYWHAVNVHHHESFEHFVEAQGEGAGTFYFVETWGEKLYTDVAFRDGDYIILGKETTGLPEELTEKYREQTIRIPMSGATRSVNLSNCAAIVLFEGLRQLGFPSLS